Proteins co-encoded in one Flavobacterium fluviale genomic window:
- a CDS encoding Gfo/Idh/MocA family protein: protein MEKISRRSFVNKFGIGVGASVVMTSLPSFLSAPETNKKPYTGRKLNIALCGLGNYASLLAEGLQVSEYCQLAGIVTGTPSKAENWKKKYNIPEKNIYNYENFDSIVKNKDIDLVYVVTANSLHKELTVRAAKAGKHIIVEKPMAITIEDCEEMIKTCKENNVQLAMGYRLHYEPNHLEVKRLGQEKVLGQVRFIEASLGYSTYDFRDINSPVDLNARNQWRLNKKLAGGGTLINLGVYCIQVSRYVLGEEPIAVTAQFGTVNNKNMFAQVEENITWQMEFPSGAVANCSSSYGFGIDRFFASADEGTFEMSPAVSYGPFVGKRSDGKAFNFPVINQQQTQMDEICKVILANKKLPNHITGEEGMKDVRIINAIYKAAETGKKVSLK, encoded by the coding sequence ATGGAAAAAATTTCAAGAAGATCATTTGTGAATAAATTTGGAATTGGCGTTGGTGCGTCTGTTGTGATGACATCTCTTCCTTCTTTTTTATCTGCGCCGGAAACTAATAAAAAGCCTTACACGGGAAGGAAATTAAATATAGCTCTTTGCGGCTTGGGAAATTACGCTTCACTTCTGGCCGAAGGTCTTCAGGTTTCTGAATATTGCCAGCTTGCGGGAATCGTGACAGGAACTCCTTCTAAAGCCGAAAATTGGAAAAAGAAATATAATATTCCCGAGAAGAACATTTACAATTATGAGAATTTCGATTCCATCGTAAAAAATAAAGATATTGATTTAGTTTATGTTGTAACTGCCAATTCACTGCACAAGGAACTTACCGTTCGGGCAGCAAAAGCTGGAAAACATATTATTGTCGAAAAACCGATGGCAATTACTATCGAAGACTGCGAAGAAATGATTAAAACCTGTAAGGAAAACAATGTACAACTCGCAATGGGTTATCGTCTGCATTATGAACCTAATCATCTGGAAGTAAAGCGACTTGGACAGGAAAAAGTTTTGGGTCAGGTACGATTTATTGAAGCCTCTCTTGGCTACAGCACATATGATTTTCGCGATATTAATTCACCCGTAGATTTAAATGCACGCAATCAATGGAGATTGAATAAAAAACTAGCTGGAGGCGGTACTTTAATCAATTTAGGCGTTTATTGTATTCAGGTTTCGCGTTATGTTTTAGGCGAGGAACCGATTGCTGTAACGGCACAATTTGGAACTGTAAATAATAAAAATATGTTTGCTCAGGTGGAAGAAAATATTACCTGGCAAATGGAATTTCCGAGTGGTGCTGTAGCTAATTGCAGTAGTTCCTATGGTTTCGGCATTGATAGATTTTTCGCTTCCGCAGATGAAGGCACATTTGAAATGAGTCCTGCTGTGAGCTATGGACCTTTTGTAGGTAAAAGATCTGATGGAAAAGCATTTAATTTTCCTGTGATAAACCAACAGCAAACCCAAATGGATGAAATTTGTAAAGTGATTTTAGCAAACAAAAAACTTCCCAATCATATTACAGGCGAAGAAGGCATGAAAGACGTTAGAATCATTAATGCCATTTATAAAGCAGCTGAAACAGGAAAAAAAGTGAGTCTGAAATAG
- a CDS encoding amino acid permease, protein MAFSSLFRKKTVQDILKQVAQNESDGHNALGKHLTTRDLTAFGIAAIVGAGIFSTIGKASADGGPAVIFLFLFTALACSFAAFAYAEFASMVPVSGSAYTYSYVAFGELIAWIIGWALIMEYAVGNITVAISWSDYFTGLLQSGGIHLPQWIQMDYLTASNGYNDAEALMRGGKSFENLSTALQQAHTAWTTAPTIGSFHFVTDLPALFIIILITALVYRGMKESRNASNLMVVVKLCVVLLVIAVGVFYVDTANWDPFAPNGVGGVLKGVSAVFFAYIGFDAISTTAEECKNPQRDLPRGMMWAIIICTILYIAIALVLTGMVSYSELNVGDPLAFVFDKLNLKWMSGIIAVSAVVAMASVLLVFQMGQPRIWMSMSRDGLLPKKFSTVHPKFKTPSFATIVTGFVVAVPALFLNLTMVTDLCSIGTLFAFVLVCAGVLVLQNKPEIPRGKFKTPYVNSKYILPILMIAGLYYAFAFNNKATMAFINNDAQINDATTIVTSLDKEESEKVFNYLKGIEVNNKTAETSDLEHFLGQYQDDDSKYTEVVKGLPISDSLKYESGFSLFKHKIPMWIFLFVLVGLAVWAFRKNLSLIPLLGLICCLYMMAELSVWNWIYFTIWLLIGLLIYFTYSRKNSKLNTEI, encoded by the coding sequence ATGGCATTTTCAAGTTTATTCCGAAAGAAAACAGTACAGGATATTCTGAAGCAAGTTGCTCAGAACGAATCAGATGGTCATAATGCACTTGGAAAACATTTGACTACGAGAGACTTAACTGCATTCGGAATAGCTGCTATTGTTGGAGCTGGTATTTTTAGTACTATCGGAAAAGCCAGTGCAGACGGCGGACCAGCTGTTATTTTCTTGTTTTTGTTTACAGCTTTAGCTTGTAGTTTTGCTGCTTTTGCTTACGCTGAGTTTGCTTCGATGGTTCCGGTTTCAGGAAGTGCTTATACGTATTCTTATGTTGCTTTTGGAGAATTAATTGCCTGGATAATCGGCTGGGCATTGATTATGGAATATGCCGTCGGAAATATAACTGTCGCCATATCGTGGAGTGATTATTTTACGGGACTGCTCCAGAGCGGTGGTATACATCTCCCGCAATGGATTCAGATGGATTATTTGACTGCCTCAAACGGATATAATGATGCCGAAGCCTTAATGCGAGGCGGAAAATCCTTCGAAAATTTAAGTACAGCTTTACAGCAAGCACATACAGCGTGGACAACAGCGCCAACAATAGGATCTTTCCATTTTGTTACCGATTTACCAGCTTTATTTATCATTATTTTGATTACAGCTTTGGTTTACAGAGGGATGAAAGAATCTCGTAACGCCAGTAATCTAATGGTTGTTGTAAAACTTTGTGTGGTTCTTTTGGTAATTGCTGTCGGTGTATTTTATGTAGATACAGCAAATTGGGATCCGTTTGCTCCAAATGGAGTTGGTGGAGTTTTAAAAGGTGTTTCTGCAGTTTTCTTCGCTTATATTGGTTTTGATGCTATTTCCACAACTGCCGAAGAATGCAAAAATCCGCAGCGCGATTTACCACGCGGCATGATGTGGGCAATTATTATCTGTACGATCTTATACATTGCAATTGCGTTGGTTTTAACCGGAATGGTGAGTTATAGCGAATTGAATGTTGGAGATCCTTTGGCATTTGTTTTCGATAAATTAAATTTAAAATGGATGTCTGGAATTATTGCCGTAAGTGCAGTAGTAGCTATGGCGAGTGTTTTATTGGTTTTTCAAATGGGTCAGCCTCGTATCTGGATGAGTATGAGCCGTGATGGTTTACTCCCAAAGAAATTTTCTACAGTTCACCCAAAATTCAAAACACCTTCTTTTGCAACGATCGTAACTGGTTTCGTAGTTGCAGTTCCGGCTTTATTCTTGAATTTAACTATGGTGACTGACTTATGTAGTATCGGAACTTTATTTGCCTTTGTATTAGTTTGTGCAGGAGTTTTAGTGCTGCAAAACAAACCTGAAATTCCAAGAGGAAAATTCAAAACGCCTTATGTAAATTCTAAATATATCCTGCCGATTTTAATGATCGCTGGTTTGTATTATGCTTTTGCATTCAATAATAAAGCGACAATGGCTTTTATTAATAATGATGCTCAAATCAACGATGCAACGACAATCGTAACCTCTCTAGATAAAGAAGAATCTGAAAAGGTTTTCAATTATTTAAAGGGAATTGAAGTAAATAATAAAACTGCTGAAACATCAGATTTGGAGCATTTCTTAGGACAATATCAAGATGACGATTCAAAATATACTGAGGTAGTAAAGGGATTACCAATTAGCGATTCTTTAAAATACGAATCAGGTTTCAGTTTGTTCAAACACAAAATTCCAATGTGGATTTTCTTATTTGTTTTGGTTGGATTAGCCGTTTGGGCATTCAGAAAAAATCTATCTTTAATTCCACTTTTAGGATTAATCTGCTGTCTTTATATGATGGCCGAATTAAGCGTTTGGAACTGGATTTACTTCACCATCTGGTTGCTAATCGGATTATTGATTTACTTTACATATAGTAGAAAAAATAGTAAACTGAATACTGAAATATAG
- a CDS encoding DUF695 domain-containing protein: MGFLDKILGRKEASIQSNTDFWNWFLKNEKEFFAIVKNRQNIHQGFFEKLAPKLDEIHQGIYFLTGMLDDNTVELILTPDGAVRNIYAIEELVNAAPQIKGWKITALKPASDIQDIGIDYEGFQFNKDNLRFYPNIHEGYPDEIDLTVIYDDFVEEKKQVITNGVYIFLDNYLGELHSLTLIDNMKIDSPNSISEELIPIEKLKDYLIWREKEFVEKYDGTRHNTENDNYSGFEATAKDGSGIIGLMNTDLLQWDKKASHPWVFIITILFDGSHNNGMPDKETYQLLNEIEDEVVLDLKDLEGYLNVGRETLANRREIFFACKDFRKPTKVADELIKKYDGSFEISYEIYKDKYWQTFRHYEPR; this comes from the coding sequence ATGGGTTTTCTTGATAAAATATTGGGCAGAAAAGAGGCTTCAATACAATCTAATACTGATTTCTGGAATTGGTTTTTAAAAAATGAAAAGGAGTTTTTTGCAATAGTTAAAAATAGACAAAATATACATCAAGGTTTTTTTGAAAAATTAGCACCAAAACTTGATGAAATTCATCAGGGAATTTATTTTCTAACGGGAATGTTAGATGATAATACAGTAGAATTAATCTTAACGCCAGATGGAGCAGTCAGAAATATTTATGCAATTGAAGAATTGGTAAATGCAGCGCCTCAAATTAAAGGCTGGAAAATTACGGCATTAAAACCAGCATCAGACATTCAAGATATTGGTATTGATTATGAAGGATTCCAATTTAATAAAGACAATTTAAGATTTTATCCAAACATTCATGAAGGATATCCAGATGAAATTGACTTAACAGTTATTTATGACGATTTTGTTGAAGAAAAAAAGCAAGTTATAACTAACGGTGTTTATATTTTCTTAGACAATTATTTAGGAGAACTACATTCTCTTACTTTGATTGATAACATGAAAATAGACAGTCCAAATAGTATTTCAGAAGAATTAATTCCGATCGAAAAATTAAAAGATTATTTGATTTGGAGAGAAAAAGAATTTGTAGAAAAATACGATGGCACAAGACATAATACAGAAAATGATAACTATTCAGGTTTTGAGGCAACTGCAAAAGATGGAAGTGGCATTATCGGATTAATGAACACTGATCTTTTGCAATGGGATAAAAAAGCATCGCATCCGTGGGTATTTATTATTACGATTCTTTTTGATGGAAGCCATAATAATGGGATGCCAGATAAAGAAACTTATCAGTTATTAAACGAAATAGAAGATGAGGTTGTATTAGATCTTAAAGATCTGGAAGGTTATTTAAATGTTGGAAGGGAGACATTGGCTAACAGAAGGGAAATCTTTTTTGCCTGCAAAGACTTTAGAAAACCAACAAAAGTGGCAGATGAATTAATTAAAAAATACGATGGTTCATTCGAAATAAGTTACGAAATCTACAAAGACAAATACTGGCAAACGTTTAGACATTACGAGCCGAGATAA
- a CDS encoding aminotransferase class I/II-fold pyridoxal phosphate-dependent enzyme, protein MKNFNPADKIQDLQYFGEFGGVNPSISDSSTYTFLSAKTMFDTFEGNMEGCYLYSRHSSPSNLYLDQALAAMEGTETANVSASGMGAITPTLLQLCGAGDHIVSSRTIYGGTYAFLKNFTPRFGIETSFVDITKLDIVEAAITSKTKVLYCETVSNPLLEVADIAGLAKIAKKHNLKLVVDNTFSPLSVSPAKLGADIVIHSLTKYINGSSDTVGGVTCASKEFINSLKNVNSGASMLLGPTMDSLRSASVMKNLRTLHIRIKQHSHNAHYLADQFEKDGLKTVYPGLKSHPSHELYKTMINPEYGFGGMLTIDVGTLEKANELMELMQERNLGYLAVSLGFYKTLFSAPGTSTSSEIPLDEQKEMGLTDGLIRFSIGLDNDIERTYQMMKNCMVELGILSSVKIHKEDVKEIQ, encoded by the coding sequence ATGAAAAACTTCAACCCAGCAGATAAAATTCAGGATTTGCAATACTTTGGTGAATTTGGCGGTGTCAATCCGTCGATTTCTGATTCTTCGACTTATACTTTTCTTTCGGCTAAAACTATGTTTGACACTTTTGAAGGCAATATGGAAGGCTGTTACTTGTATTCGCGTCATTCATCGCCAAGCAATTTGTATTTGGATCAGGCTTTGGCAGCAATGGAAGGAACGGAAACAGCAAATGTTTCGGCTTCTGGAATGGGAGCGATTACACCTACTCTTTTGCAATTGTGCGGTGCAGGCGACCATATTGTTTCAAGCCGAACTATTTATGGCGGAACTTACGCTTTCTTAAAAAATTTTACACCAAGATTCGGGATCGAAACAAGCTTTGTTGACATCACAAAACTGGATATTGTAGAAGCTGCAATTACTTCTAAAACAAAAGTTTTGTATTGCGAAACGGTTAGTAATCCACTTCTGGAAGTTGCCGATATTGCTGGTTTGGCTAAAATTGCTAAAAAACATAATTTGAAATTGGTTGTCGATAATACTTTTTCACCACTTTCTGTTTCTCCTGCAAAATTGGGCGCCGATATTGTCATTCATAGTTTGACAAAATACATAAACGGAAGCAGTGACACCGTTGGCGGTGTGACTTGTGCGTCTAAAGAATTTATTAATTCGCTGAAAAATGTAAATTCTGGCGCGAGTATGCTTTTAGGGCCTACAATGGATAGTTTGCGTTCTGCAAGTGTGATGAAAAATTTGAGAACGCTTCATATTAGAATTAAACAGCATAGTCATAATGCACATTATTTGGCGGATCAATTTGAGAAAGATGGCTTAAAAACGGTTTATCCAGGATTGAAAAGCCATCCGAGTCATGAATTATATAAAACGATGATTAATCCCGAATATGGTTTTGGAGGAATGCTAACGATTGATGTTGGAACTTTGGAAAAAGCTAATGAATTAATGGAATTGATGCAGGAACGAAACCTTGGATATTTGGCAGTAAGCTTAGGTTTCTATAAAACATTATTCAGCGCACCAGGAACCTCTACTTCGAGCGAAATTCCGTTAGATGAGCAGAAAGAAATGGGATTAACAGACGGGTTGATTCGCTTTTCTATTGGATTGGATAATGATATTGAACGCACTTACCAAATGATGAAAAATTGCATGGTTGAACTTGGAATTTTAAGCTCTGTAAAGATTCACAAAGAAGACGTTAAAGAAATTCAATAA
- a CDS encoding Lrp/AsnC family transcriptional regulator yields MTLDATDKKLLVLLQTDSKKTTKELSLKLDLSVTAVYERIKKLEREGIIKNYVALVDKSKIEKGFVVFCHLKLIQHTKEFLTKFESEVIKLNEVLECHHVSGDYDYILKVLVKDMEAYREFLVTKLTSLQHIGSTQSMFMISEVKNSTVISF; encoded by the coding sequence ATGACTCTAGACGCCACAGATAAAAAACTCTTAGTTTTGCTTCAAACCGACAGTAAAAAAACAACAAAAGAATTATCCTTAAAACTTGATCTTTCTGTTACAGCGGTGTATGAAAGAATTAAAAAATTAGAAAGAGAAGGAATAATTAAAAACTACGTTGCATTAGTCGATAAATCCAAAATTGAGAAAGGGTTTGTCGTTTTCTGTCACCTAAAACTCATTCAGCATACCAAAGAATTCTTAACCAAATTCGAAAGCGAAGTCATCAAACTCAATGAAGTTTTAGAATGCCATCACGTAAGCGGTGATTATGATTATATCTTAAAAGTTCTAGTGAAAGATATGGAAGCGTATCGTGAATTTTTAGTAACCAAACTGACTTCGCTACAGCACATCGGAAGTACACAAAGTATGTTTATGATTAGCGAAGTGAAGAATTCGACGGTGATTTCTTTTTAG
- the lpdA gene encoding dihydrolipoyl dehydrogenase, protein MSSFDVVIIGSGPGGYVSAIRCAQLGFKTAIVEKYNSLGGTCLNVGCIPSKALLSSSHHYAEIAHFADHGIEVSGDVKINLEKMIARKQAVVDQTVGGINYLMDKNKITVFNGLGSFVDATHIAIAKADGTSETIEAKYTVIATGSKPSSLPFIKIDKERIITSTEALALKEVPKHLVIIGGGVIGIELGQVYLRLGAQVSVVEFMDRIIPGMDGALSKELTKVLKKQGMKFYVSHKVKSVERNGDAVVVQAENAKGETITLEGDYSLVSVGRRPYTDGLNADKAGVKISDRGQVEVNDHLQTNVPNIYAIGDVVRGAMLAHKAEEEGVMVAEILAGQKPHIDYNLIPGVVYTWPEVAAVGQTEEQLKAAGIAYKSGSFPFKALGRARASADLDGFVKILADEKTDEVLGVHMIGARTADLIAEAVTAMEFKASAEDISRMSHAHPTFAEAVKEAALAATENRALHV, encoded by the coding sequence ATGAGTTCATTTGACGTAGTCATTATAGGTTCAGGTCCTGGCGGATATGTATCAGCAATTCGTTGCGCACAATTAGGTTTCAAAACCGCAATTGTAGAAAAATATAATTCATTAGGCGGAACTTGCCTTAACGTAGGTTGTATTCCTTCAAAAGCATTATTATCTTCTTCTCATCATTATGCTGAAATTGCTCATTTCGCAGATCACGGAATCGAAGTTTCTGGAGATGTAAAAATCAATTTAGAGAAAATGATCGCACGCAAGCAAGCAGTTGTAGATCAAACCGTAGGTGGTATCAACTACTTAATGGATAAAAATAAAATTACTGTTTTCAATGGTTTAGGTTCTTTCGTAGATGCAACACACATTGCAATTGCAAAAGCTGACGGAACATCAGAAACTATCGAAGCAAAATATACTGTAATTGCTACAGGATCAAAACCATCTTCTTTGCCATTTATCAAAATTGATAAAGAAAGAATCATCACTTCTACTGAGGCTTTAGCTTTAAAAGAAGTTCCAAAACACTTAGTAATTATTGGTGGAGGGGTTATCGGAATCGAGCTTGGACAAGTTTACTTGCGTTTAGGAGCTCAGGTTTCTGTAGTTGAGTTCATGGACAGAATCATTCCAGGAATGGACGGAGCTCTTTCTAAAGAATTGACTAAAGTATTGAAAAAACAAGGAATGAAATTTTACGTTTCTCATAAAGTAAAATCAGTTGAAAGAAACGGTGATGCTGTTGTGGTTCAAGCTGAAAATGCAAAAGGAGAAACAATCACTCTTGAAGGAGATTATTCATTAGTTTCTGTTGGTCGTCGTCCTTACACAGACGGATTAAACGCTGACAAAGCTGGAGTTAAAATTTCAGACAGAGGACAAGTTGAAGTAAATGATCATTTACAAACAAATGTTCCAAATATTTATGCAATTGGCGACGTTGTTCGTGGAGCGATGTTAGCACATAAAGCAGAGGAAGAGGGAGTAATGGTCGCTGAAATTTTAGCAGGTCAAAAACCACATATCGATTACAATTTAATTCCTGGTGTAGTTTACACTTGGCCGGAAGTTGCAGCAGTTGGACAAACTGAAGAGCAATTGAAAGCTGCTGGAATTGCTTATAAATCTGGAAGTTTCCCTTTCAAAGCGTTAGGACGTGCAAGAGCAAGTGCTGACTTAGACGGATTCGTGAAAATCTTGGCTGACGAAAAAACAGATGAGGTTTTAGGAGTTCATATGATTGGTGCTCGTACAGCAGATTTAATTGCTGAAGCGGTTACTGCAATGGAATTTAAAGCTTCTGCTGAAGATATTTCAAGAATGAGCCATGCGCATCCAACTTTCGCGGAAGCGGTGAAAGAAGCAGCATTGGCTGCGACAGAAAACAGAGCTTTACACGTATAA
- a CDS encoding lipocalin family protein, whose translation MKSKYIVPILIGAGIGIALSSCGGGIPKKAQAVTNFDSKKYLGKWYEIARLDYKWERDLDNVTAEYSLKDDKTIKVDNKGYNVKKDKWEQSVGKAKFVKKDNVGMLKVSFFGPFYSGYNVVAIDPDYKYALVAGESLKYMWILSREKTIPESIKADYLIKAQEIGYKVTDLVWVKHDRTN comes from the coding sequence ATGAAAAGTAAATATATAGTTCCGATTTTGATTGGAGCAGGAATAGGAATTGCTCTTTCTTCTTGTGGAGGAGGTATTCCGAAAAAAGCACAGGCTGTAACTAATTTTGACAGTAAAAAATATCTCGGAAAATGGTATGAAATCGCTAGATTAGATTACAAATGGGAAAGAGATCTTGATAATGTAACAGCCGAGTATTCTTTAAAAGATGATAAAACTATAAAAGTCGATAATAAGGGCTATAATGTCAAAAAAGACAAATGGGAACAAAGTGTCGGGAAAGCTAAATTTGTCAAAAAAGACAATGTTGGTATGCTGAAAGTCTCATTTTTTGGTCCTTTTTACTCAGGGTACAATGTTGTAGCTATTGATCCCGACTATAAGTACGCGCTTGTTGCTGGGGAAAGTTTAAAATACATGTGGATTCTTTCGCGTGAGAAAACTATTCCAGAAAGTATAAAAGCCGATTATTTAATTAAAGCTCAGGAAATTGGATACAAAGTAACCGATCTGGTTTGGGTGAAGCATGATAGAACGAATTAA
- a CDS encoding DoxX family membrane protein, whose amino-acid sequence MKIATIIVRVLIGLLLLFASISYFFHLMPEPETTGNFKAFNVGLMASTYLIPLAKSIELLCGIAFITGRYVTLANILILPITVNILFINYFLAPEGLPIAILLFLANLFLIYRYWDNYKSVFRP is encoded by the coding sequence ATGAAAATTGCCACAATTATTGTTCGTGTTTTAATTGGCCTTTTGTTACTTTTTGCCTCTATCAGTTATTTTTTTCATTTAATGCCGGAACCGGAAACTACAGGAAACTTTAAAGCTTTTAATGTAGGTTTAATGGCTTCTACTTATTTAATACCACTTGCCAAATCAATTGAATTGCTGTGTGGAATTGCTTTTATAACTGGGCGATATGTAACGCTGGCTAATATTTTGATCCTGCCTATTACGGTAAATATTTTGTTTATCAATTATTTCCTAGCTCCAGAAGGTCTGCCAATCGCAATTTTATTGTTTTTAGCAAACTTATTTTTGATTTACAGATATTGGGATAATTATAAAAGTGTTTTCAGACCATAA
- a CDS encoding anthranilate synthase component I family protein codes for MRVSIHKNIANPELFKEQLLNWAQQFREVIFLDSNSYPQQYSDFDCLLAVDAFTSLKTDYYNAFEDLKQYQQNTKDWLFGYLSYDLKNDIENLQSHNFDGLNFPDLFFFQPKKIFILRGNELEIQYLMLCDDEVEEDFEGIVESRKSKVESDEKLNIQQRISKELYIQKINQMLQHINVGDMYEANFCMEFYAENAVINPLEKFQKLNEISKAPFSVFFKNYKHYLLSASPERYIKKVGDKIISQPIKGTSKRFSDLEEDEKSKAILESDAKERAENIMITDLVRNDLSHTAQKGSVEVEELCGIYSFLQVHQMISTITSKLDAQYSAVDVLKTTFPMGSMTGAPKISVMEIIENLEETKRGLYSGAIGYFTPAGDFDFNVVIRSILYNQEEKYISFSVGSAITSLSDPEKEYEECLLKAKAMHEVLR; via the coding sequence TTGAGAGTTTCCATTCATAAAAATATTGCAAATCCAGAACTGTTTAAAGAACAACTCTTAAATTGGGCGCAGCAGTTTCGCGAAGTCATTTTTTTAGACAGCAATTCCTATCCACAACAATATTCTGATTTTGATTGTTTATTGGCAGTTGATGCTTTTACTTCTTTAAAAACGGATTATTACAACGCTTTTGAAGATTTAAAACAATATCAGCAGAATACTAAAGACTGGCTTTTTGGGTACCTTTCTTATGATTTGAAAAATGATATAGAAAACCTTCAATCTCATAATTTTGACGGATTAAATTTTCCTGATTTATTTTTCTTTCAGCCTAAAAAAATATTTATTCTAAGAGGAAATGAACTTGAAATTCAATATTTAATGCTTTGTGATGACGAAGTTGAAGAAGATTTTGAGGGAATAGTCGAAAGTCGAAAGTCGAAAGTCGAAAGTGACGAAAAATTGAATATTCAACAACGTATTTCTAAAGAATTATATATTCAGAAAATAAATCAAATGCTACAGCATATTAATGTTGGTGATATGTATGAAGCTAATTTTTGTATGGAATTTTACGCTGAAAATGCCGTTATAAATCCGTTAGAAAAATTTCAAAAATTGAATGAAATTTCTAAAGCACCTTTTTCGGTTTTCTTTAAAAACTATAAACATTATTTACTTTCTGCTTCACCAGAACGTTATATTAAAAAAGTGGGTGATAAAATAATTTCACAGCCCATTAAAGGAACATCAAAACGTTTTTCGGATTTGGAAGAAGATGAAAAATCAAAAGCTATTTTGGAATCAGATGCAAAAGAACGTGCAGAAAATATCATGATAACCGATTTGGTTAGAAATGATTTGTCGCATACTGCTCAAAAAGGTTCGGTTGAGGTTGAAGAACTTTGCGGCATCTATTCGTTTTTGCAGGTACACCAAATGATTTCCACCATAACTTCAAAATTAGATGCGCAATATTCCGCTGTAGATGTTTTAAAAACAACTTTCCCAATGGGAAGCATGACCGGCGCGCCAAAAATTTCTGTTATGGAAATTATTGAAAATCTGGAAGAAACAAAAAGAGGATTGTACAGTGGAGCAATTGGATATTTTACACCTGCAGGAGATTTTGATTTCAATGTGGTTATTAGAAGCATATTGTACAATCAGGAAGAGAAATATATTTCGTTTTCTGTAGGAAGTGCGATTACGTCATTGTCCGATCCTGAAAAAGAATATGAAGAATGTTTGTTGAAAGCCAAGGCAATGCACGAAGTCTTACGATAA